A stretch of DNA from Salvelinus sp. IW2-2015 linkage group LG20, ASM291031v2, whole genome shotgun sequence:
ttacagactacaaagggaagcacagccaagagctgcccagtgacacgagcctaccagacgagctaaataacttctatgctcgcttcgaggcaagtaacactgaaacatgcatgagagcatcagctcttctggacgactgtgtgatcacgctcYccgcagccgatgtgagtaagacctttaaacaggtcaacattcacaaggccgcagggccagatggattaccaggatgtgcMCYccgagcatgcgctgaccaactggcaaatgtcttcactgacattttcaacYTCTCCCTGTCggaatctgtaataccaacatgtttcaagcagaccaccatattccctgtgcccaagaacactaaggtaacctgcctaaatgacgaccgacctgtagcactcacRtctgtagacatgaagtgctttSaaaggctggtcatggctcacaccaaCATCAatatttgcataccaccctaacagattcacagatgatgcaatctctatttcactccacactgccctttctcacctggacaaaaggaacacctatgtgagaatgctatttattgactacagctcagcattcaacaccatagtgcattcaacaccatagtgccctcaaagctcatcactaagctaaggaccctgggactaaacacctccctctgcaactgacttcctgatgtgccgccctcaggtagtaagggtaggtaacaacacatccgccatgctgatcctcaacacatgggcccctcaggggtgcatgctcagtcccctcctgtactccctgttcactcatgactgcatggccaggcacgactccaacaccatcattaagtttgccgatgacacaacaatggtaggcctgatcaccaacaacaacgagacagcttatagggaggaggtcagagacctggccgtgtggtgccatgacaacaaccctctccctcaacgtgatcaagacaaaggagatgattgtagactacaggaaaaggaggactgagcacgcccctattcacGTCGACGGGGGTGTAGTGGATCAGGYTGAGAGCTTCAAGTTCYttgatgtccacatcaccaacaaactaacatggtccaagcacaccaagacagtcgtgatgagggcacgacaaaacctattccccctcaggagactgaaaagatttggcatgggtcctcagatcctcaaaaggttctacagctgcaccatcgagagcatcctgacaggttacatcactgcctggtatggatggcccagtacatcactggggccaagcttcctgccatccaggacctctataccaggtggtRTCAGAGGATggccctaaaaaattgtcaaagacttcagccaccctagtcatagactgttctctctgctaccgcatggcaagcggtaacggagcgccaagtctaggtccaagaggcttctaaacagcttctaaccccaagctataagactcctgaacgtctaatcaaatggttacccagactatttgcatgccYCCCTCTCCTCTTTTACACtgatgctactctgttattatctatgcatWgccactttaataactctacctacatgtacatattacatMaattacctcgactaaccggtgcccccgcacattgattcggtaccggtaccccctgtatgtagcctcRctattgttattttactgctgctcttaaattcgtttttttaaggtattttttacactgcattgttggttagggcttgtaggcaagcatttcactgtaaggtctacacctgctgtattcagcacatgtaaCAAATGTAATTTGTCTCCCCTTGTTTTCTCTCTAAAAGACACCAACACCTAAACATAATAAGGAACGAACAACTTGTGcttttaataaaatattgaaWTGTCAAAAGTTCCAAAACATTTACAGAATTTCAAAAGCATGTTATATGCAGTAGTAGTACATAAAGATATACMGTTTACAAAAGGTATTTTCCACAAAACaatacatactttttaaagaatGTACCTGAAAAATTGTAACGGGAAATGCCAAGTTTTTCTTTGACACCAACTTAAACACAGTGAGTGCAGGTGAACACAGGTAAACTGTCTCCAGGTACATGTCACATGTTGACACTGAGGTCCCACGGTATATCCTCATTTTCCTCCTGGCCATCGGGGTCAAATTGGCTCCAGGGAATGTCATTCACCTGACAAAGAAATAAAAAGGACATTGATTGCAGATATGagattttatttagatttcattaATGCTTGCGGTCAACAACACTGAGTTATGCAGAATACACAATTACATATAATCAGTTACAGTAAGTCATAAAGTATACTACTAAAGTTATTACTACGTAAAGTTAACACCAGTGACTGTCCAGTAAAGTTGCCAATAATTTAAACTGCACTGGCAATTTTTATAAATACTACAATGGCCAAAATACATACAAACTAAGCATCCCGTGTGGGTAGAAAACAATTAAAAGAATACAATGGTAATCTAATGTGTGGAATAATTGCTGTAAGAGAACAGTGTGGTACCTTTATGAGTCCTTCCAGATCCTCATCTTGTAGGACATCATCTCGCTCCACCCTGCATTCAACTACAACTTTCCCATTACCTggaagatatacattttttggtGATTACATTTTGTATTCCCTTATGGCAGAGGATATCCCTGCCCATGCCTCTACACCTGGAAAACATTAAAAYATGCCGAGCTGATATCTTCAAAATGATTCCAATGATTAGTTCACTTAAGAGTTCAGGGCCTCGTTTCCCAGAGCCKTCGTAGCGTTAAGATCATTGTTAGAACCATCTTACGATGTATATTTAGTGGCCAATCTGTTTCCCAGAGCCTTTGTTAATAAAGATCTATAACAACCTTTGCACATCTACAGATCACTCGTAGAAGAATAGACAAAGTGCATCGTTAGATGTTTTTTGCCCTTCCGCGTCACTTTATTcacagaagatctctgctaaacatagaatcaagatgttAAGGCTGGATATCTGTCAGACTGTGACCACCAATAACTTCAGAATGAAGttaactacaaatacaaagttgccaaagtatttgcaattgttacaaacaagtgaaAGAAAAAACGACGCTtgaaatgaaaaccgagatgactgcattaaaagataAATAGGCTTCATGGGCCTATATATTGAAATCATAGAGTTTTATTTTGCCACTAGGCTACGTATTGAAAATGTTGCCTCAATATGCGTCATGAACGACAAgatgtgcgcaatgatgtgcccAATCAACCGTATGGGAATACACTCAAGTGGTGGCGGGAGCTTGGACTGTCGTTTCCGCGTCTCCCCAATTTAAATGAAGCTTTACTCACCCAGAACCAGCAGCAAAACCTTCTCGAAAGCGTCAACCGCTGCTTTGTCCCTGGCCCATCTCTGGAGCTTTCCTCTTTTTAGCAGGACAACGTCTGGACCTATGGCCCAAAACCATAGAGAGGAGTTTTAGTGAAAGAAATGCAGATCGTTTTCTAGCATGTGTTGACAGACTAGAGCTTTCACTTTCGCTGCACAAGAAGAACTAGTTATTTCATTACAAAGACACAAATCGTATCCTTTGCCCTCAATGTGGATCAGGAATGCTCTGTTCTGAGAATAACACAGACGTTTTGGAAAGGCAATTAGAGATCAACACCTTTAAGTCAACAAGCCCTGAGTTGGGCAAAAGTATGCGTAAATTCTTGTCTATATTCTGTCaatatattctgtttattttaaGGCCCTGTCACCACCATTTCACCTGGTCAAATTCCTGTACTTCACAAATAAAAGGTGATTCTCATTCTGAAACACAACTTTCTCATAGAAACTGTGGCGGTTCTGCGGAATCTCACCGGTGCCCTCTACGGTCTCTTCAGTCACTCCGACGCCTCGGCAGCTAAGGCCATGCTGTGGGAAGGTGACATCCATGATGCAGCCGTACTTCAGGGTAATCTCCTGAGGGTCACCAGTTGTGGTGGACAACATGCCGGCATCGTCACAGTTGGAGATGTCCTTCAGCTGTCCAGAGAAAGGAAGGATTCTTTACATATTGttgctgtctgatgaaaaccttgtAACTACATTTttggcaattattattattatatatatatattttttttttttttacatttattgaaagcagtaactcccctcaaTGTACTTTTGACTCAAGGACCAAGAAAATATAACTTCTGAAGTTTCATAATTGTATGTTCTTTAATaggaaaatatataaattttttcaaaTTTTCTGAAAAGTTTGTTTTGGATATATGAGCTTTTCATCATACAAGGACTGTAAACGACATGGTCCATATTCTATACAGCAGAAATGGATTGACGTCAAAAGTTGGGCCCGAAGAAGATGTGTTACTTTAAAGTCTAACAACCTATCATCTGCTTGTGCTGTCAATCTTTTAAATGTCTTCATACATCCTTTAGGTCATTGGTCACacaaagctaactagctagcgattTCACAATGGCTAAacccaccaaaacaaacaaatattgtATCTGTTGAATCATACTGTAACATAGTACTGGAACATAAAGAGACACATCTGGGGACACATCTGKGGGCACATCTTGCTACTCCTTACTGTAACAATGTGGGTGCTCCATCCATTAAAACCCAGGTAGTGATTGGCCAAGTCCTGACACTTGCTATGGCTCAGTGGCTTAGAGTTGTGAAAGAAGTTTGGGTACCGCTTTGTGCTCAGCTTTACctggagaacagacagagaatgTACAATCAGTTCTAAATGTCAATCATTACAATGGTTATGACTTCATGGTGAACAGTGTTTAGGGCAGAAAGTGAAGCAGAGCA
This window harbors:
- the rdm1 gene encoding RAD52 motif-containing protein 1, with protein sequence MEVEVDVIEFRVPIENNKTLFVWNIQSTFSDAFIYESIWNIFCKFGPLYLVKVCPNAAGVEPGFYALVKYFSAAQASKAQRATHGRGFFQSSPLKVKLSTKRYPNFFHNSKPLSHSKCQDLANHYLGFNGWSTHIVTLKDISNCDDAGMLSTTTGDPQEITLKYGCIMDVTFPQHGLSCRGVGVTEETVEGTGPDVVLLKRGKLQRWARDKAAVDAFEKVLLLVLGNGKVVVECRVERDDVLQDEDLEGLIKVNDIPWSQFDPDGQEENEDIPWDLSVNM